A single Methylobacterium sp. 17Sr1-1 DNA region contains:
- a CDS encoding galactosyltransferase-related protein gives MPAEPSVLTLVRGRADRLRNLMRGLARQTARPRELVIAWMQAEPAPDLPDPGCPLRHLHVPGELMPLAAARNRAAEAASGDLLVFIDVDCIPGAGLVAAYAQAASHTDGLFLGEVLYLPPDAAAGDEAALDRLGRAHPARPPAPVTGIRPEPDAGQLWGLSFALPARAWRAVGGMDEAYAGYGGEETDLAARLSLNGLPTYWVAGARAYHQHHPVHVPPLQHFAPILANAARFRARHGRWCMTYWLGQFRDAGLIDWDEGADAIRLVRSPTLPEIAASLRPDALFS, from the coding sequence ATGCCGGCTGAACCCAGCGTGCTCACCCTGGTGCGCGGCAGGGCCGACCGGCTGCGCAACCTGATGCGCGGCCTCGCCCGCCAGACCGCGCGCCCACGCGAGCTGGTGATCGCCTGGATGCAGGCGGAGCCCGCTCCCGACCTGCCCGATCCCGGCTGCCCGCTCCGCCACCTGCACGTGCCGGGCGAGCTGATGCCGCTGGCCGCCGCCCGCAACCGGGCGGCGGAGGCGGCGTCCGGCGACCTGCTGGTCTTCATCGACGTCGATTGCATCCCGGGCGCCGGCCTCGTCGCGGCCTACGCGCAGGCCGCATCACACACGGACGGCCTGTTCCTCGGCGAGGTGCTGTACCTGCCCCCTGACGCCGCCGCGGGCGACGAGGCGGCGCTCGACCGGCTCGGCCGCGCCCATCCGGCCCGGCCCCCGGCGCCCGTGACCGGGATCCGCCCCGAGCCCGATGCCGGCCAGCTCTGGGGCCTGTCCTTCGCGCTGCCGGCGCGGGCCTGGCGCGCGGTCGGCGGCATGGACGAGGCCTATGCCGGCTACGGCGGCGAGGAGACCGACCTCGCCGCCCGCCTGAGCCTGAACGGCCTGCCGACCTACTGGGTCGCCGGCGCGCGGGCCTACCACCAGCACCACCCGGTCCACGTGCCGCCCCTGCAGCATTTCGCGCCGATCCTCGCCAACGCGGCGCGCTTCCGGGCCCGGCACGGGCGCTGGTGCATGACCTACTGGCTCGGCCAGTTCCGCGACGCCGGCCTGATCGACTGGGACGAGGGCGCCGACGCGATCCGCCTCGTCCGCTCGCCGACCCTCCCCGAGATCGCCGCCTCCTTGCGGCCCGACGCCCTGTTCTCCTGA
- a CDS encoding glycosyltransferase: protein MKKPIAFFVHHQGRGHANRTMAVAAEFARDRPVSVLTAGPHLFEGFTRDIEIVALPNMIGAAVPTPRLYAEPTPQVMHCVPLGLAEMRRTMRQILDHLDERGIGLFVVDVSAEIALLARIASVPAVQIRMHGDRQDIGHVGSYEACVGMLAPFDARLEQDDYPAALRAKTFYSGGLCTSVDRVPDRAEARARLGLDPDREIIVAVTGGGGSGTPYAPLTVAARAAPDALWLTLGPTHREGHETDFSNLRELGWVPSVTEYLAAADLVVASAGDNTVHEVARVGGRLIVMPEWRYFGEQTRKAEALVRLGAAVQAPVWPGDLQGWRDLLARARALDGTALKSLYAPDAAARAAGWLEGLTDELWQGAGAFSDEADAGSSQKMQQNQEARALRVVAAG from the coding sequence ATGAAGAAGCCGATCGCGTTCTTCGTCCACCACCAGGGCCGGGGCCACGCCAACCGCACGATGGCGGTGGCGGCGGAGTTCGCCCGCGACCGCCCGGTCTCGGTGCTGACCGCCGGCCCGCACCTGTTCGAGGGATTCACCCGCGACATCGAGATCGTGGCCTTGCCGAACATGATCGGCGCCGCGGTGCCGACCCCGCGCCTCTACGCCGAGCCGACGCCGCAGGTGATGCATTGCGTCCCCCTCGGGCTCGCCGAGATGCGCCGGACGATGCGCCAGATCCTCGACCACCTCGACGAGCGCGGCATCGGCCTGTTCGTCGTCGACGTCTCGGCCGAGATCGCGCTGCTCGCCCGCATCGCCAGCGTGCCGGCGGTGCAGATCCGCATGCACGGCGACCGCCAGGATATCGGCCATGTCGGGTCCTACGAGGCCTGCGTCGGGATGCTGGCGCCGTTCGACGCGCGGCTGGAGCAGGACGACTATCCGGCGGCCTTGCGGGCAAAGACCTTCTACAGCGGCGGGCTGTGCACCAGCGTCGACCGGGTGCCGGACCGGGCCGAGGCGCGGGCCAGGCTCGGCCTCGACCCGGACCGCGAGATCATCGTGGCGGTCACCGGCGGCGGGGGCAGCGGCACGCCCTACGCGCCGCTCACGGTCGCGGCCCGCGCCGCGCCCGACGCCCTGTGGCTGACCCTCGGGCCGACCCACCGCGAGGGCCACGAGACCGATTTCTCCAACCTGCGCGAGCTCGGCTGGGTGCCGTCGGTCACCGAGTACCTGGCGGCAGCCGACCTCGTGGTGGCCTCGGCCGGCGACAACACGGTGCACGAGGTCGCGCGGGTCGGCGGCCGCCTGATCGTGATGCCGGAATGGCGCTATTTCGGCGAGCAGACCCGCAAGGCCGAGGCCCTGGTGCGCCTCGGCGCCGCGGTCCAGGCGCCGGTCTGGCCCGGCGACCTCCAGGGCTGGCGCGACCTGCTCGCCCGCGCCCGCGCCCTCGACGGGACCGCCCTGAAGAGCCTCTACGCGCCGGACGCCGCCGCCCGCGCCGCCGGCTGGCTCGAAGGGCTGACCGACGAGCTCTGGCAGGGCGCCGGAGCATTTTCCGACGAAGCGGATGCCGGTTCGTCGCAGAAAATGCAGCAAAATCAAGAAGCCAGAGCCCTGCGCGTCGTCGCGGCCGGCTGA
- a CDS encoding galactosyltransferase-related protein yields the protein MSTVSVVTLAKGRPAHLANVLRGLERQTQKPVEFIVAVMQDDLYDLPQASFPVRQIRVPGAALPLAAARNRGVAGATGEAIVFLDVDCIPAPDLVADYAAGLCALDGLLMGEVLHLPEHATAGDWTYEGLASVAEKHSDRRGPPATGLEICPDYRCFWSLNFAIRRATFLASGGFDERYTGYGGEDTDFGKALDQGGLPIAWMKGGLAYHQYHPHHMPPVHHLDSVVRNAELFEAKWGYRTMGHWLHAFRVMGLIDDTPDRPIRILRRPDADDLALTGQQGHQPYTNSASVIRAIEARGAAVPA from the coding sequence ATGTCCACCGTTTCCGTCGTGACCCTGGCCAAGGGCCGGCCGGCCCATCTGGCGAACGTCCTGCGCGGCCTGGAGCGCCAGACGCAAAAGCCCGTCGAGTTCATCGTCGCGGTGATGCAGGACGACCTCTACGATCTTCCGCAGGCGTCCTTTCCGGTGCGCCAGATCCGGGTGCCGGGCGCGGCGCTGCCGCTCGCCGCCGCGCGCAACCGTGGCGTCGCGGGGGCCACCGGCGAGGCGATCGTCTTCCTCGACGTCGACTGCATTCCCGCACCCGATCTCGTCGCCGATTACGCGGCGGGGCTTTGCGCCCTCGACGGCCTGCTGATGGGCGAGGTCCTGCACCTGCCCGAGCACGCCACGGCCGGGGACTGGACCTACGAGGGACTGGCAAGCGTCGCGGAAAAGCATTCCGACCGCCGCGGGCCCCCGGCCACCGGCCTCGAGATCTGCCCCGACTACCGCTGCTTCTGGTCGCTCAACTTCGCGATCCGGCGCGCCACCTTCCTGGCCTCCGGCGGCTTCGACGAGCGCTATACCGGCTATGGCGGCGAGGACACCGATTTCGGCAAGGCCCTCGACCAGGGCGGCCTGCCGATCGCCTGGATGAAGGGCGGCCTCGCCTATCACCAGTACCACCCGCACCACATGCCGCCGGTCCACCACCTCGACAGCGTGGTGCGCAACGCCGAATTGTTCGAGGCCAAGTGGGGCTACCGCACCATGGGGCACTGGCTCCACGCCTTCCGGGTGATGGGGCTGATCGACGACACGCCGGACCGGCCGATCCGCATCCTGCGCCGCCCCGACGCCGACGACCTCGCCCTCACCGGCCAGCAGGGCCACCAGCCCTACACCAATTCCGCGTCCGTCATCCGCGCCATCGAGGCCCGCGGCGCGGCCGTGCCGGCGTGA
- a CDS encoding glycosyltransferase, whose translation MRIALLAHLRHPIAPPFAGGLEAYCWHLAAGLTARGHEVVLFASGDSDPRFTLDAVSPVHHEARFPGLEHRGDSGLKAHVDAAYAAACDRIATGGFDVLHNNALSRLPLERRRTEQVPTVTSLHAPPYDALRWFVHDSPSPTHRLTATSAAHLRAWWPDGAPPEASVLHNGIDPAAWPWSARGDGSAVWSGRLAAVKGAHLAIAAARRAGLPLTLFGPVEEPDYWEGAIVPLLGGPIRYGGHLPGPALAAELGRASVFLFTPCWDEPFGLAAIEAMACGLPVAGFARGAAAEIVGEAGRLVASEDVASLAGAIPAALAIPRRVPRERVLRLFTRDRWLDACEALYAEARAGAPSLSPASRAAP comes from the coding sequence GTGAGGATCGCGCTCCTCGCCCATCTGCGCCACCCGATCGCGCCGCCCTTCGCGGGCGGCCTCGAGGCCTATTGCTGGCACCTCGCCGCGGGGCTGACCGCCCGGGGCCACGAGGTCGTGCTGTTCGCCTCCGGCGACAGCGACCCGCGTTTCACCCTCGACGCGGTGAGCCCGGTCCATCACGAGGCACGCTTCCCGGGGCTGGAGCACCGGGGCGACTCGGGCCTCAAGGCCCATGTCGACGCCGCCTACGCCGCCGCCTGCGACCGGATCGCGACGGGCGGCTTCGACGTCCTGCACAACAACGCCTTGAGCCGCCTGCCGCTGGAGCGGCGGCGCACCGAACAGGTTCCCACCGTCACCTCGCTCCACGCGCCGCCCTACGACGCCCTGCGCTGGTTCGTGCACGACTCTCCGTCGCCGACCCACCGCCTCACCGCGACCTCGGCCGCGCATCTCCGGGCCTGGTGGCCGGACGGCGCCCCGCCGGAGGCGTCCGTTCTCCACAACGGCATCGATCCCGCCGCCTGGCCCTGGAGCGCGCGCGGCGACGGCTCCGCCGTCTGGAGCGGGCGCCTCGCGGCCGTGAAGGGCGCGCACCTCGCGATTGCCGCGGCGCGGCGCGCCGGCCTGCCCCTGACCCTGTTCGGGCCGGTCGAGGAACCGGATTACTGGGAGGGCGCGATCGTCCCGCTGCTCGGCGGGCCGATCCGCTACGGCGGCCACCTGCCCGGACCGGCGCTCGCCGCCGAGCTCGGGCGCGCCTCGGTCTTCCTGTTCACCCCGTGCTGGGACGAGCCGTTCGGCCTCGCGGCGATCGAGGCGATGGCCTGCGGCTTGCCCGTCGCCGGCTTCGCCCGCGGCGCCGCCGCGGAGATCGTCGGCGAGGCCGGCCGCCTGGTTGCGTCGGAGGACGTCGCGTCCCTCGCCGGGGCGATCCCGGCGGCCCTCGCCATCCCGCGCCGGGTCCCGCGCGAGCGGGTCCTGCGCCTGTTCACCCGCGACCGCTGGCTCGACGCCTGCGAGGCCCTCTACGCCGAGGCCCGCGCCGGCGCGCCATCTTTGTCCCCCGCCTCCCGAGCCGCACCATGA
- a CDS encoding class I SAM-dependent methyltransferase: MTRQTIIDALWHGRDPFANPPETLRPLDLQGWRSVHPYLDEAVHDWRPGVVVEIGTWKGASALHLARTMAAGGVPGTVIAVDTWLGAVDHWADPALFAELAMENGYPSLYRTFLANVLREGMADRIVPLPLDSVNAAELLRLRGVAADVIHLDAGHEEASVAADLRAWWPVLRPGGLFIADDYDRLGGKFPGVGRAVDAFCAEHGLEGPWSFRGKAKFLKPNFLKPKFITPIPGG, from the coding sequence ATGACCCGCCAGACGATCATCGACGCGCTGTGGCACGGCCGCGACCCGTTCGCGAACCCGCCGGAGACCTTGCGCCCCCTCGACCTCCAGGGCTGGCGCAGCGTCCACCCCTATCTCGACGAGGCGGTGCACGACTGGCGCCCCGGCGTAGTGGTCGAGATCGGCACCTGGAAGGGCGCGAGCGCGCTCCACCTCGCCCGGACGATGGCCGCGGGCGGCGTTCCGGGCACGGTGATCGCGGTCGATACCTGGCTCGGCGCCGTCGACCACTGGGCCGATCCGGCGTTGTTCGCGGAGCTCGCGATGGAGAACGGCTATCCGAGCCTCTACCGCACCTTCCTGGCCAACGTCCTGCGCGAGGGCATGGCCGACCGGATCGTGCCGCTGCCGCTCGATTCGGTGAACGCCGCCGAGCTTCTGCGCCTGCGCGGCGTCGCCGCCGACGTGATCCACCTCGATGCCGGCCACGAGGAGGCCTCGGTGGCGGCGGATCTCCGGGCGTGGTGGCCGGTCCTGCGCCCCGGCGGTCTGTTCATCGCCGACGATTACGACCGCCTCGGCGGAAAATTTCCCGGCGTCGGCCGCGCCGTCGACGCGTTCTGTGCCGAGCACGGGCTGGAGGGGCCCTGGTCGTTCCGGGGCAAGGCCAAGTTCCTCAAGCCCAACTTCCTCAAGCCCAAGTTCATCACGCCGATCCCGGGCGGGTGA
- a CDS encoding DUF1330 domain-containing protein — translation MSPTPMSLPAYAVAHLRTVDIGPAIATYLARIDATLAPFDGRFLIHGARPDPLEGDFSGDLVVIAFPDRARARAWYESPAYQAILPLRKAHSDGVAFLIDGVPAGHRGPDALAG, via the coding sequence ATGAGCCCCACCCCCATGAGCCTCCCCGCCTACGCCGTCGCCCATCTGCGCACCGTCGACATCGGTCCCGCGATCGCGACCTATCTCGCACGCATCGACGCCACCCTGGCGCCGTTCGACGGCCGGTTCCTCATCCACGGCGCTCGCCCCGACCCGCTCGAAGGCGATTTTTCCGGCGACCTCGTCGTCATCGCCTTCCCGGACCGCGCCCGGGCCCGGGCCTGGTACGAGTCCCCCGCCTACCAGGCGATCCTGCCCCTGCGCAAAGCCCATTCCGACGGCGTCGCCTTCCTGATCGACGGCGTCCCCGCCGGCCATCGCGGCCCCGACGCCCTCGCCGGTTGA
- a CDS encoding helix-turn-helix transcriptional regulator, translating into MLSPAGPPGGILRAWRRRRHLSQLDLALEAEISQRHLSCLESGRARPSRTMLLHLAERLGIPLRERNALLLAAGYAPVFVERSLDDPALAPARRAVTRILDGHAPYPALAVDRHWTLIAANAAVSPLLDGVDPALLAPPVNVLRLSLHPGGLAPRILNLGEWRAHLLDRLRRQVAASGDPVLARLADELSAHPAPPGAPSGDGSCDGAGVAVPLVLALPAGRLSLLSTTTVFGTPVDITLSELAVEAFFPADPETAALLHRLAPPRLPGDTDP; encoded by the coding sequence ATGCTGAGTCCCGCCGGCCCGCCGGGCGGCATCCTGCGGGCCTGGCGCCGGCGCCGGCACCTGAGCCAGCTCGACCTGGCGCTGGAGGCGGAGATCTCCCAGCGCCACCTGAGCTGCCTCGAGAGCGGCCGGGCCCGGCCGAGCCGGACGATGCTCCTGCACCTCGCCGAGCGTCTCGGCATCCCCTTGCGCGAGCGCAACGCCCTGCTGCTCGCCGCCGGCTACGCCCCGGTCTTCGTCGAGCGCTCCCTCGACGACCCGGCGCTGGCCCCCGCCCGCCGGGCGGTGACGCGGATCCTCGACGGCCACGCCCCCTACCCGGCCCTGGCGGTGGACCGCCACTGGACCCTCATCGCCGCCAACGCCGCGGTGAGCCCCCTCCTCGACGGGGTCGACCCCGCCCTCCTGGCCCCGCCGGTGAACGTGCTGCGCCTGAGCCTGCATCCCGGCGGCCTGGCGCCGCGCATCCTCAACCTGGGCGAGTGGCGCGCCCATCTCCTCGACCGCCTGCGCCGGCAGGTCGCCGCCAGCGGCGATCCCGTCCTCGCCCGGCTCGCGGACGAGCTCTCCGCCCATCCCGCCCCGCCGGGCGCACCGTCCGGGGACGGGAGCTGCGACGGCGCCGGGGTGGCGGTGCCCCTCGTCCTCGCCCTCCCGGCAGGCCGCCTCTCGCTCCTGTCCACCACCACGGTGTTCGGCACGCCGGTCGACATCACCCTGTCGGAACTCGCCGTCGAGGCCTTCTTCCCCGCCGATCCCGAGACCGCCGCCCTGCTCCACCGCCTCGCCCCGCCGCGCCTGCCCGGAGACACGGACCCATGA
- a CDS encoding nuclear transport factor 2 family protein → MTDPAALAARYLATWNETDPSRRRALLAETFTEGARYRDPVMAGEGHDELDTLIGAVQARFPGLRFRLAGQPDGYGDRLRFSWALAPEGGEGVVEGTDFATLEGGRLAEVTGFLDRVPA, encoded by the coding sequence ATGACCGACCCCGCCGCCCTCGCCGCCCGCTACCTCGCGACCTGGAACGAGACCGATCCCTCCCGCCGCCGCGCCCTCCTCGCCGAGACCTTCACCGAGGGCGCGCGCTACCGCGACCCCGTGATGGCCGGCGAGGGCCATGACGAACTCGACACCCTGATCGGCGCCGTGCAGGCCCGCTTCCCCGGCCTGCGCTTCCGCCTCGCCGGGCAGCCCGACGGCTACGGCGACCGCCTGCGCTTCTCCTGGGCCCTGGCGCCCGAGGGCGGCGAGGGCGTGGTCGAGGGCACGGACTTCGCCACCCTGGAGGGCGGCCGCCTCGCCGAGGTGACCGGCTTCCTCGACCGGGTCCCGGCCTGA
- a CDS encoding TPM domain-containing protein: protein MRRVLGAVLALLLISLLPALWAGAAAALDLPPLTGRVVDGAGLLRPEESAALAAKLKAHEDKTTDQVVVATVPSLQGTSVEDFSNRLFRAWGLGTKARNNGVLFLIAPTERKVRIEVGYGLEGALTDALSKVIIASAVAPKFKAGDFSGGIQAGVDGILGILGGDAAEWQRRAEVREDSGGTLDPVLVLILLVVIGFVLVRLLTRGGGGPGRPHRRTGGQWIVVPGPTGGFGGGYGGGFGGGGGFSGGGGSSGGGGASGDW from the coding sequence ATGCGCCGGGTCCTGGGCGCGGTCCTCGCCCTTCTCCTGATCTCGCTCCTCCCGGCCCTCTGGGCCGGGGCGGCGGCGGCCCTCGATCTGCCGCCGCTCACCGGCCGGGTGGTCGATGGCGCCGGCCTGCTGCGGCCCGAGGAGAGCGCGGCGCTCGCCGCCAAGCTCAAGGCGCACGAGGACAAGACCACCGACCAGGTCGTGGTCGCCACCGTGCCTTCGCTCCAGGGCACCTCGGTCGAGGATTTTTCCAACCGGCTCTTCCGCGCCTGGGGCCTCGGCACCAAGGCGCGCAACAACGGCGTGCTGTTCCTGATCGCCCCCACCGAGCGCAAGGTGCGGATCGAGGTCGGCTACGGCCTCGAAGGGGCGCTGACCGACGCCCTGTCCAAGGTGATCATCGCGAGCGCGGTGGCGCCGAAATTCAAGGCCGGGGATTTTTCCGGCGGCATCCAGGCCGGCGTCGACGGGATTCTCGGCATCCTCGGGGGCGACGCCGCCGAGTGGCAGCGCCGGGCGGAGGTGCGCGAGGATTCGGGCGGCACCCTCGATCCTGTCCTGGTGCTGATCCTGCTCGTGGTGATCGGCTTCGTCCTCGTCCGGCTCCTCACCCGGGGCGGCGGCGGCCCGGGGCGGCCGCACCGGCGCACCGGCGGCCAATGGATCGTCGTGCCCGGGCCGACGGGCGGCTTCGGCGGCGGCTATGGCGGGGGATTCGGCGGAGGCGGCGGCTTCTCGGGCGGGGGCGGCTCGTCCGGGGGCGGCGGCGCCTCGGGGGACTGGTGA
- a CDS encoding LemA family protein: MTAPFLGRLRLLVLALGLATTLSACDAVNRVPTLEEAAKSRWGEVQNQYQRRADLIPNLVETVKGYAQQEKDVLVQVTEARAKATSVKVDASTVSDPQKFREFQDAQNQLSGALGRLLVTVERYPDLKSNANFLALQSQLEGTENRIAVARRDYIQAVQAYNTEIRTIPGRWIASTLYPEAKPMEAFTATPDASRPPNVKF, translated from the coding sequence ATGACCGCCCCGTTCCTCGGCCGCCTGCGCCTCCTCGTCCTGGCGCTCGGCCTCGCCACCACCCTCTCGGCCTGCGACGCGGTCAACCGGGTGCCGACCCTGGAGGAGGCCGCGAAGTCGCGCTGGGGCGAGGTGCAGAACCAGTACCAGCGCCGCGCCGACCTGATCCCCAACCTCGTCGAGACCGTGAAGGGCTACGCCCAGCAGGAGAAGGACGTGCTGGTCCAGGTCACCGAGGCCCGCGCCAAGGCGACCTCGGTCAAGGTCGACGCCTCGACGGTGAGCGACCCGCAGAAGTTCCGCGAGTTCCAGGACGCCCAGAACCAGCTCTCCGGGGCGCTCGGCCGGCTCCTCGTCACCGTCGAGCGCTATCCCGACCTGAAGTCGAACGCCAATTTCCTCGCCCTGCAATCGCAGCTCGAGGGGACCGAGAACCGCATCGCGGTGGCGCGGCGCGACTACATCCAGGCGGTGCAGGCCTACAACACCGAGATCCGCACCATCCCGGGCCGCTGGATCGCCTCCACGCTCTACCCGGAGGCCAAGCCCATGGAAGCCTTCACCGCCACGCCCGATGCCAGCCGCCCGCCGAACGTGAAGTTCTAG
- a CDS encoding HAMP domain-containing methyl-accepting chemotaxis protein, whose product MKTGIRTRLYGGFGILVVLSAGIGGFAVHTTDALTGSYENRARLERVALKVYTINSETARLASQTAQYRAAPEPGGFAAMLATTDHIHAVSAELTQAAVSASRKARYALIAETAQRLKADIQQLGQLGAAAQAGRGNLFPGGDVLTRATSTLLAEVRALGTATEAARAATIESAMLLVRVANWRFLAVKDPAGPATFQTNASKAEAALKSLVDLDAAGTYARSIAAVREALNFYRTQFEATSRAMLAEAELFDQAARPKFEAIDAAGTEARHSVEESVTEISAATAAAAGTARITLIGLAAAVVALGVAFALLLARGIIGPIRDMTGAMTRLAEGDLAVEVPSRDAVDEMGDMAKAVDVFRANAAARREMESRALADLSDRDRRVAAVDRLVRGFEADIVASLDVVAAAATQLDATAHGMTRVAEGTNQRAVAVSAASEETAANVQTVAVAAEELAASLQEIERQVLRSNEVAGLARREAEASGIAMGDLARAAEEIGTAVTMISAIASQTNLLALNATIEAARAGDAGRGFAVVAAEVKELAGQTARATDAIASQIARIQTASGSATGAIRQIGETIVSVNEISGIIAATVTEQAATTSEISRTIGEAARGTQDVSGNIGQVTASASETGHAAAQVLDAARSLSAQSLSVKGQVDRFLAAIRAA is encoded by the coding sequence GTGAAGACGGGTATTCGCACGCGCCTCTACGGCGGTTTCGGCATTCTGGTGGTGCTGTCGGCGGGCATCGGCGGCTTCGCCGTCCACACGACCGACGCACTCACGGGCAGCTACGAGAATCGTGCCCGCCTGGAGCGGGTGGCGCTGAAGGTCTACACCATCAATTCCGAGACCGCGCGGCTGGCGAGCCAGACCGCGCAGTACCGCGCCGCACCGGAGCCCGGCGGGTTCGCCGCGATGCTGGCCACCACGGACCATATCCACGCCGTGAGCGCCGAACTCACCCAGGCCGCCGTCAGCGCATCCCGCAAGGCCCGCTACGCGCTGATCGCCGAGACGGCGCAGCGCCTCAAGGCCGACATCCAGCAGCTCGGCCAGCTCGGCGCCGCCGCCCAGGCCGGACGGGGCAACCTGTTCCCCGGCGGCGACGTCCTGACCCGGGCGACCAGCACCCTCCTGGCCGAGGTCCGGGCGCTCGGCACCGCGACCGAGGCGGCCCGGGCCGCCACGATCGAGAGCGCGATGCTGCTGGTCCGGGTGGCGAACTGGCGCTTCCTGGCGGTCAAGGACCCGGCCGGCCCGGCGACCTTCCAGACCAATGCCAGCAAGGCCGAGGCGGCCCTCAAGTCCCTCGTCGACCTCGACGCGGCCGGCACCTATGCCCGTTCGATCGCCGCGGTGCGCGAGGCGTTGAACTTCTACAGGACGCAGTTCGAGGCGACCTCGCGGGCGATGCTGGCGGAGGCCGAGCTCTTCGACCAGGCGGCGCGGCCGAAATTCGAGGCGATCGACGCCGCCGGCACCGAGGCGCGCCACTCGGTCGAGGAGTCGGTGACCGAGATCTCGGCCGCGACCGCCGCCGCCGCCGGAACGGCGCGAATCACCCTGATCGGGCTCGCCGCCGCGGTGGTCGCCCTCGGCGTCGCCTTCGCGCTCCTGCTCGCCCGCGGCATCATCGGGCCGATCCGCGACATGACCGGGGCGATGACCCGGCTGGCGGAGGGCGACCTCGCGGTCGAGGTGCCGTCCCGCGACGCCGTCGACGAGATGGGCGACATGGCCAAGGCCGTCGACGTCTTCCGCGCCAACGCGGCGGCGCGCCGGGAGATGGAGTCGCGGGCCTTGGCCGATCTGTCGGACCGCGACCGGCGGGTCGCCGCCGTCGATCGCCTGGTGCGCGGCTTCGAGGCCGACATCGTCGCCTCCCTCGACGTCGTCGCGGCCGCCGCCACGCAGCTCGACGCTACCGCCCACGGGATGACCAGGGTGGCCGAGGGCACCAACCAGCGCGCCGTCGCGGTGAGCGCGGCCTCCGAGGAGACCGCCGCCAACGTGCAGACCGTGGCGGTCGCCGCCGAGGAACTGGCGGCCTCGCTCCAGGAGATCGAGCGCCAGGTGCTGCGCTCGAACGAGGTCGCGGGCCTCGCCCGCCGCGAGGCCGAGGCGAGCGGCATCGCGATGGGCGACCTCGCCCGCGCCGCCGAGGAGATCGGCACCGCCGTCACCATGATCTCGGCCATCGCGAGCCAGACCAACCTCCTGGCGCTGAACGCCACGATCGAGGCGGCCCGGGCCGGGGACGCGGGCCGCGGCTTCGCGGTCGTCGCCGCCGAGGTCAAGGAGCTCGCCGGCCAGACGGCGCGGGCGACCGACGCCATCGCGAGCCAGATCGCCCGGATCCAGACCGCGTCCGGCAGCGCCACCGGGGCGATCCGCCAGATCGGCGAGACCATCGTGTCGGTCAACGAGATCTCCGGCATCATCGCCGCCACGGTGACGGAGCAGGCCGCCACCACCAGCGAGATCTCCCGCACCATCGGCGAGGCCGCCCGCGGCACGCAGGACGTCTCGGGCAATATCGGCCAGGTGACGGCCTCGGCGAGCGAGACCGGCCACGCCGCCGCCCAGGTGCTCGACGCCGCCCGCAGCCTCTCGGCCCAGTCGCTGAGCGTGAAGGGCCAGGTCGATCGGTTCCTGGCGGCGATCCGGGCGGCCTGA